The Pseudomonas sp. TH06 genome has a window encoding:
- a CDS encoding TetR/AcrR family transcriptional regulator yields MSTTEMSEQNSPAQPRKRLSREDRLRQLLDIAWQIIRAEGTDALTLGYLAEKAGVTKPVVYDHFVTRAGLLAALYRDFDARQTLVMDAAIANCEPTLISTASVIAKAYVDCVLLQGNEIPGVIAALASTPELEKIKREYEAIFLEKCRNDLVPYANGGQITQAALRAMLGAAEALSHAAANDEISAGQASDELYETIMAMVERAAARATGGT; encoded by the coding sequence ATGTCAACCACTGAAATGTCCGAACAGAATTCCCCCGCCCAACCGCGCAAACGCCTGTCGCGTGAAGATCGATTGCGCCAGTTGCTCGACATCGCCTGGCAGATCATTCGCGCCGAAGGCACTGACGCCCTGACCCTCGGCTATCTGGCAGAAAAGGCTGGCGTGACCAAACCGGTGGTTTACGACCACTTTGTCACTCGCGCCGGATTGCTGGCGGCGCTGTACCGGGATTTCGATGCGCGTCAGACACTGGTCATGGACGCCGCCATCGCCAATTGCGAGCCGACGTTGATCAGCACCGCGTCAGTGATCGCCAAGGCGTACGTCGATTGTGTGTTGCTGCAAGGCAACGAGATTCCCGGCGTCATCGCCGCGCTGGCGAGTACTCCGGAACTGGAGAAGATCAAGCGTGAGTACGAGGCGATCTTCCTCGAAAAATGCCGCAACGATCTGGTGCCCTATGCCAACGGCGGGCAGATCACTCAAGCGGCTTTGCGCGCGATGCTCGGCGCTGCGGAAGCCTTGTCCCACGCCGCAGCCAACGACGAAATCAGCGCCGGACAGGCCAGTGACGAGCTGTATGAAACCATCATGGCGATGGTCGAAAGAGCCGCCGCCCGCGCGACTGGCGGTACTTGA
- a CDS encoding MATE family efflux transporter gives MQTPAAIKPLWQTYLLFLAPMVLSNFLQSMSGTINSIYIGQMLGTQALAAVSGMFPIVFFFIALVIGLGAGAGVLIGQAWGAREPHMVKAIAGATLLLGVLIGLVAAVLGSVFARQALTGLGTPADVLDDAVAYAHVMMWILPSLLVFVLFTQLLRGVSDTLSPLLALMVSTCVGLALTPALIRGWFGLPQLGIQSAAYAGLAGNLAAMAWLAWRLIRKGHPLAPDREFFAALRLDGAILGKVLRIGLPTGVQMIVLSLSELVILALVNQHGSQATAAYGAVTQIVNYVQFPALSIAITASILGAQAIGAGRLERMGPILRTGLLINVCLTGGLIVLGYLLSHWLLGLFLTDASTRAMAEHLLHIMLWSLLVFGFQAIIGGIMRASGTVLVPVAIAIICVVGVQLPAAYWLDGQFGLQGVWMAFPVAYLGMLILQTLYYKLVWQHQKIERLV, from the coding sequence ATGCAAACCCCCGCCGCCATCAAACCCCTCTGGCAAACCTACCTGCTGTTTCTGGCGCCGATGGTGTTGTCCAATTTCCTGCAATCAATGTCAGGCACGATCAACAGCATCTACATCGGCCAGATGCTGGGTACGCAAGCGTTGGCGGCGGTATCTGGCATGTTCCCGATCGTGTTTTTCTTTATTGCACTGGTGATCGGCCTCGGCGCGGGCGCGGGCGTGCTGATCGGTCAGGCGTGGGGCGCTCGCGAGCCGCACATGGTCAAGGCGATTGCCGGGGCGACGCTGTTGCTGGGGGTGTTGATCGGTCTGGTGGCGGCGGTGCTGGGCAGTGTGTTTGCGCGGCAGGCGTTGACCGGGTTGGGCACGCCGGCGGATGTGCTCGACGATGCGGTGGCGTATGCCCATGTGATGATGTGGATTTTGCCGTCGTTGCTGGTGTTCGTGCTGTTCACGCAGTTGCTGCGCGGCGTGAGTGACACGCTGTCGCCATTGCTGGCGCTGATGGTGTCGACCTGTGTCGGGCTGGCGCTGACACCGGCGTTGATTCGTGGCTGGTTCGGTTTGCCGCAGTTGGGGATTCAGAGCGCCGCGTATGCAGGGCTGGCGGGTAACCTGGCGGCGATGGCGTGGCTGGCGTGGCGGCTGATTCGCAAGGGCCATCCGCTGGCGCCGGACCGGGAGTTCTTTGCGGCGCTGCGGCTCGACGGCGCGATCCTCGGCAAGGTATTGCGCATCGGTCTGCCGACCGGCGTGCAGATGATTGTGCTGTCACTGTCGGAGCTGGTGATTCTGGCGCTGGTCAACCAGCACGGATCGCAAGCGACAGCGGCCTATGGCGCAGTGACGCAGATCGTCAATTATGTGCAGTTCCCGGCGTTGTCGATTGCGATTACCGCGTCGATCCTCGGCGCACAGGCCATTGGCGCCGGGCGACTGGAGCGGATGGGACCGATCCTGCGCACCGGCCTGTTGATCAATGTGTGCCTGACCGGCGGCCTGATTGTGCTGGGTTATCTGTTGTCGCACTGGCTGCTCGGGTTGTTCCTGACCGACGCTTCGACCCGGGCGATGGCCGAGCATTTGTTGCACATCATGCTGTGGAGCCTGTTGGTGTTCGGCTTCCAGGCGATCATCGGCGGGATCATGCGCGCCAGTGGCACAGTGCTGGTGCCGGTCGCGATTGCGATCATCTGTGTGGTCGGCGTGCAGTTGCCGGCGGCGTATTGGCTGGACGGTCAGTTTGGTTTGCAAGGGGTGTGGATGGCGTTCCCGGTGGCGTACCTCGGAATGCTGATATTGCAGACCTTGTATTACAAACTGGTCTGGCAGCATCAGAAAATCGAACGTCTGGTTTGA
- a CDS encoding YceI family protein, producing the protein MSIRLLLAAAFCLCAMPAAQAVEYTRVNTTASQISFTYDQMGSRMYGTFGKFEATLDFDTDNLSSAHTTLHIDLSSIDAGSEDANTELVKPAWFDTEKYPVAVFESNRFTQVSENHFLISGQLSLKGITREVQVPVELKPDNAIGIFDGELVLKRDEFGLGAGEWADTVVSKDIAIKFKVVAPQQ; encoded by the coding sequence ATGTCGATCCGATTGCTGCTGGCTGCCGCGTTTTGCTTGTGCGCCATGCCTGCCGCACAGGCTGTCGAATACACCCGGGTCAACACCACCGCCAGTCAGATCAGTTTCACCTACGACCAGATGGGCTCGCGGATGTACGGCACGTTCGGCAAGTTTGAGGCGACGCTGGATTTCGATACCGACAATCTCTCCAGCGCTCACACGACTTTGCACATCGACCTCAGCAGCATTGATGCTGGCAGTGAAGACGCCAATACCGAGTTGGTGAAACCGGCGTGGTTCGACACGGAGAAATATCCGGTGGCGGTGTTCGAATCGAACCGGTTCACGCAAGTCTCAGAAAATCACTTCCTGATCTCTGGGCAGCTCTCGCTCAAGGGCATCACTCGCGAGGTGCAGGTCCCAGTAGAGCTGAAGCCGGACAACGCCATCGGGATTTTCGACGGTGAACTGGTGCTCAAGCGCGACGAGTTTGGTCTGGGCGCTGGGGAGTGGGCGGACACCGTGGTGTCGAAAGACATCGCCATCAAGTTCAAAGTGGTGGCGCCACAGCAGTGA
- a CDS encoding NAD(P)H-dependent oxidoreductase, whose product MHTLIVVAHHDPRSLTHGVAAQIAEGLTQADPDNTFEIADLYAEGFEPRFGAADFAVHHREAQPPADVLAEQARIDRADTLVLVYPVYWWSMPALLKGWIDRVFSNGWAFDFSGDLKHVKLLQRMRVHLVQLAGADARTYERHGYGAAMKAQIEHGIFDYSGATVLSSTLLPESELRDPAQQLSVARELGTQMAR is encoded by the coding sequence ATGCACACGTTGATTGTTGTCGCGCATCACGATCCTCGCTCATTGACCCATGGCGTGGCAGCGCAGATCGCCGAAGGTCTGACGCAAGCCGATCCGGACAATACCTTTGAGATCGCCGACCTTTACGCCGAAGGGTTCGAACCGCGTTTCGGCGCCGCCGATTTTGCCGTGCATCACCGCGAGGCACAGCCGCCCGCCGATGTGCTGGCGGAGCAGGCGCGAATCGACCGCGCCGACACGCTGGTGCTGGTGTATCCGGTGTACTGGTGGTCGATGCCGGCCCTGCTCAAAGGCTGGATCGATCGGGTCTTCAGCAATGGCTGGGCGTTCGATTTCAGCGGCGACCTCAAGCATGTGAAGCTGCTGCAGCGTATGCGCGTGCACTTGGTCCAGCTCGCCGGGGCGGATGCGCGCACCTACGAGCGCCATGGCTATGGCGCGGCGATGAAGGCGCAGATCGAACACGGGATTTTCGATTACAGCGGGGCGACGGTGCTGAGTTCGACGTTGCTGCCGGAGTCGGAGTTGCGTGATCCCGCACAGCAACTGAGTGTCGCCCGCGAACTCGGCACCCAAATGGCCAGATAA
- a CDS encoding YXWGXW repeat-containing protein translates to MSVLRSLSKWRKTLLLVPLTLAALASAPVFAQQVVIVQQAPPPMRMEVMPGPRPGYVWDQGHWRWEGRGYVWMPGHWQPVRHGARWKPGHWQARGPNWFWVEGHWVR, encoded by the coding sequence ATGAGCGTTTTGCGTTCGCTGTCCAAATGGCGAAAAACCTTGCTGCTGGTGCCGTTGACGCTGGCGGCGCTGGCCAGCGCGCCAGTGTTTGCGCAACAAGTGGTGATCGTCCAGCAAGCACCACCGCCGATGCGCATGGAAGTGATGCCGGGGCCGCGTCCCGGATATGTCTGGGATCAGGGCCATTGGCGCTGGGAAGGTCGAGGCTACGTATGGATGCCCGGGCACTGGCAGCCGGTGAGACACGGCGCCCGCTGGAAACCCGGACACTGGCAGGCACGCGGGCCGAACTGGTTCTGGGTTGAAGGGCACTGGGTGCGTTGA
- a CDS encoding chorismate mutase, producing the protein MPHFPNLLTCTLFILSATCVQAATPPVPPQSLKPLLMTLNERLNIGDLVALTKWDSGKPIQDSPREAQVIANARALAAERKLDPDEVAPLLAAQMEANKLVQYGLLAQWQAAGKAPDTPRPDLGKQIRPRLDELQNRLLQQYADFAPYRHDPNCSAWLAEARNGLTRDALHELALVRATGELCVRAGL; encoded by the coding sequence ATGCCCCACTTTCCAAACCTGCTGACCTGCACCCTCTTCATCCTGTCGGCCACTTGCGTCCAGGCCGCCACGCCCCCCGTGCCACCTCAATCCCTGAAGCCGCTATTGATGACACTGAACGAACGCCTGAACATCGGCGATCTCGTCGCGTTGACCAAATGGGACAGTGGCAAGCCGATTCAGGACAGCCCGCGTGAGGCGCAAGTCATCGCCAACGCACGCGCACTGGCGGCTGAGCGCAAGCTTGATCCGGACGAGGTGGCGCCGTTGCTCGCTGCGCAGATGGAGGCCAATAAACTGGTGCAGTACGGTTTGCTCGCGCAATGGCAAGCGGCCGGCAAGGCACCGGACACGCCGCGCCCGGATCTGGGCAAGCAGATTCGTCCGCGTCTGGATGAACTGCAAAACCGGCTCCTGCAACAGTACGCGGACTTTGCGCCATATCGTCATGATCCGAATTGCTCGGCGTGGCTGGCTGAGGCTCGTAACGGCCTGACACGTGATGCGTTGCATGAGTTGGCGTTGGTCCGTGCGACTGGCGAGTTGTGTGTTCGGGCGGGGCTTTGA
- a CDS encoding YXWGXW repeat-containing protein: MSKTVKSLLAATLVAITLSGCVVAPARPHRPPPPVEVVPVMPAPGYHWVAGHYRWGGNQWRWVPGHWRAY, translated from the coding sequence ATGTCGAAAACGGTTAAATCACTGCTCGCGGCCACACTGGTGGCCATCACCCTGAGCGGTTGCGTCGTCGCACCGGCTCGCCCGCATCGCCCGCCGCCGCCGGTTGAAGTCGTGCCGGTGATGCCGGCGCCGGGTTATCACTGGGTCGCCGGTCACTACCGCTGGGGCGGTAATCAATGGCGCTGGGTGCCGGGGCACTGGCGCGCCTATTGA
- a CDS encoding GNAT family N-acetyltransferase, giving the protein MPRITHYKTPCPEGVNSQILQMVVDYLTDISAVGLGPSNLLYNVYQYAVGYEVHLYLEALNGEKGTEVELLVATDEDDPEQVIGFLLYLPVQGDWEACSVAYMAVREGHRRQGVARAMIGEMLGHYPHAELACTVGKVPYFEALGFEVIGQRETQVLMSTRHHRSNGLRGFIDTTPIYRSLEVQQIHTYLLQKNGKRAMLDAEKQRDRHLDQTTRHTGEFVRQRLTVH; this is encoded by the coding sequence ATGCCCCGCATCACCCACTACAAAACCCCATGCCCCGAAGGCGTCAACAGCCAGATTCTGCAAATGGTCGTCGACTACCTGACCGACATCAGTGCGGTGGGACTCGGCCCGAGCAACCTGCTGTACAACGTCTATCAGTACGCGGTGGGCTATGAGGTGCATCTGTATCTGGAAGCGTTGAACGGCGAGAAGGGCACCGAGGTGGAACTGCTGGTCGCCACCGACGAAGACGATCCCGAGCAAGTGATCGGGTTCTTGCTGTATTTGCCGGTGCAGGGCGATTGGGAAGCCTGCAGCGTCGCCTACATGGCAGTGCGCGAAGGGCATCGGCGGCAAGGTGTGGCGCGCGCGATGATTGGCGAAATGCTCGGGCATTACCCGCACGCCGAGCTGGCCTGCACGGTCGGTAAAGTCCCGTATTTCGAGGCGCTAGGATTTGAAGTGATCGGCCAGCGTGAAACCCAGGTGCTGATGAGTACGCGGCATCACCGCAGCAATGGCTTGCGTGGATTTATCGACACTACGCCGATCTACCGTTCGCTGGAGGTGCAGCAGATTCATACCTATCTGCTGCAGAAGAACGGCAAGCGCGCCATGCTCGACGCCGAGAAACAGCGTGATCGGCATCTCGATCAAACCACCCGTCATACCGGGGAGTTCGTCCGTCAACGGCTCACCGTTCACTGA
- a CDS encoding diguanylate cyclase, with the protein MLKASLRSHLTLWFAGLSLLTLLSVGFYVGHIATEQMKQASGNALLNTARSAATLLGEQLRERQLEVYLLSRAPHLERGDLDNPAILKSMQLRTQARAEYAWMGVTDAEGKVHQAVNGLLVGQSVQARPWFQAGVRGEYTGDPHEAVLLAKLLPGLPNGEPLRFIDFAAPIHNAEGQVIGVLGAHAHWSWVTRIVESAAFSHKNTSPDIEALIIDHDGKVLYPEALMGQQLTANGSTSPGWSVGNGYLTSMVTVPTPSSTALSWSIAVRQPLETALQPARLLLYKLLLLGVFAALVFGLVAYYLALYLSRPIEQLARSAKQVQDNQPGAHFPLHHPVREIAQLGQSIDAMTQSLLTKERELQEANTSLEATVAQRTAALMQANAELLSLATHDALTGVFNRRRFDEKLTEYSLLSRRTGRPFALLLIDADHFKRINDSHGHAVGDEVLQRLAQLIETSLRTTDFVARYGGEEFAVLLPEIAKPDTPEVVAEKIRSAVADAHFPTVGHVTVSIGIGLTDPADNNQMTLIKRADQQLYQAKAAGRNQVA; encoded by the coding sequence ATGCTCAAAGCCAGTCTGCGTAGCCACCTGACCCTTTGGTTTGCCGGTTTGTCACTGCTGACGTTATTAAGCGTCGGGTTCTACGTCGGCCATATCGCCACCGAACAGATGAAACAGGCCAGCGGCAATGCATTGCTGAATACCGCGCGATCGGCAGCAACATTGCTGGGTGAGCAATTGCGCGAGCGGCAGCTGGAGGTTTATCTGCTTAGTCGGGCGCCGCATCTGGAACGCGGCGATCTGGACAACCCGGCGATTCTGAAGTCCATGCAACTGCGCACGCAGGCGCGTGCCGAGTATGCGTGGATGGGCGTGACCGATGCCGAAGGCAAAGTGCATCAGGCGGTCAATGGTTTGCTGGTCGGTCAGTCGGTGCAGGCGCGTCCGTGGTTTCAGGCCGGTGTGCGCGGCGAATACACCGGTGATCCCCACGAAGCGGTGTTGCTGGCCAAATTGCTGCCGGGGTTGCCCAACGGCGAACCGCTGCGCTTCATCGATTTCGCCGCACCGATCCATAACGCAGAAGGTCAGGTCATCGGTGTATTGGGCGCCCATGCGCACTGGAGTTGGGTGACACGGATCGTCGAGTCGGCGGCGTTTTCGCACAAAAATACCTCGCCGGATATCGAAGCGCTGATCATCGATCACGACGGTAAAGTGCTGTACCCGGAAGCCTTGATGGGCCAGCAGTTGACCGCGAACGGTTCGACGTCGCCGGGCTGGTCAGTGGGAAACGGCTATCTGACCAGTATGGTCACAGTGCCAACACCTTCGAGTACGGCACTGTCGTGGTCGATCGCCGTGCGGCAACCACTGGAAACCGCACTTCAACCGGCACGTCTGCTGCTTTATAAGCTGCTGTTGCTGGGCGTCTTCGCAGCACTGGTGTTCGGCCTCGTCGCGTATTATCTGGCGCTGTACCTGAGTCGCCCGATCGAGCAACTGGCGCGTTCCGCCAAACAGGTGCAGGACAACCAGCCCGGCGCGCACTTTCCGTTACACCATCCGGTACGGGAAATCGCCCAGCTCGGCCAGTCGATCGATGCGATGACGCAATCGCTGCTAACCAAGGAACGCGAACTGCAGGAGGCCAACACCTCGCTGGAAGCCACGGTAGCCCAACGCACCGCCGCCCTCATGCAGGCCAACGCCGAACTGCTCAGTCTGGCGACTCACGATGCCTTGACCGGTGTCTTCAACCGTCGTCGTTTCGACGAAAAACTAACCGAATACAGTTTGCTGTCACGCCGTACGGGACGGCCGTTTGCCCTGCTGCTGATCGACGCCGACCACTTCAAACGCATCAACGACAGTCACGGACATGCGGTGGGCGATGAAGTGCTGCAACGGTTGGCGCAATTGATTGAGACCAGCCTGCGCACTACCGATTTCGTCGCACGCTACGGCGGTGAAGAGTTCGCGGTACTGCTGCCGGAAATCGCCAAGCCGGACACCCCGGAGGTGGTCGCCGAGAAAATCCGCTCGGCGGTCGCCGATGCGCACTTCCCCACCGTCGGTCATGTGACGGTGAGCATCGGCATCGGCCTGACAGATCCAGCGGACAATAACCAGATGACGCTGATCAAGCGCGCCGACCAGCAGCTCTATCAAGCGAAAGCTGCGGGGCGCAATCAGGTGGCGTGA